In one window of Saprospiraceae bacterium DNA:
- a CDS encoding M3 family metallopeptidase, with protein sequence MQIFILLVILFMSCNISQNEKNDQAGSTTNYTFQILNPWSGPHNGVPAFDQVDINDFIPAVEEALTEKREEINLIAENPESASFENTIEALEKSGNAFKRIQSIYWVWTSNMSSPELDSIQSILEPRFASFQDSVIQNSKLFSRIESLHNGDQSKLSDEQKRLLWRYHTSYTLAGAKLDDSAKARVAEINQRLAALFAKFSQNLLADESQKFLLITDPKDLSGLPENLITAAAQAAESKNKKGSWVIANTRSAIEPFLSSCNNRALREKAWKMFVNRGDNGDATDNNAIIPEILQLRAERAKLMGFPTHAHLRLADKMAQTPEKAMELLESVWPYAVQRVHEEVADMQSYADKSGDKIKIEAWDYRYYAEKVRKEKYDLDHEEVKQYLQLEKLREGMFFVAGELFQLQFDQVQDVPVFHPDVRVYKVSHKTNGQFIGLWYFDPYARTGKRSGAWMTAYREQETLNGNITTIVSNNCNFIKGKEGEPLLISWDDAVTLFHEFGHALHGLCSNVNYPLLSGTNVATDYVEFPSQILERWLSTPEVLEKYALHYQTGQAMPKELLKKIENAAKFNQGFATLEYLASALIDMKLHLAGDQKIDPDQFERETLAAMNMPKEIVMRHRTPQFGHIFSDDGYSAGYYSYLWSDVISSDAYEAFTEAGGPYDKVVGKRLHDYIFSVGGTLNEAEAYRKFRGKDPDKNALMRERGFKVQ encoded by the coding sequence ATGCAAATTTTTATTCTTCTTGTAATTCTGTTTATGTCTTGCAATATATCCCAAAACGAAAAAAACGATCAAGCTGGATCAACAACTAATTATACCTTTCAAATCCTTAACCCCTGGTCAGGACCACACAATGGTGTTCCAGCCTTTGACCAGGTTGATATCAATGATTTTATTCCGGCTGTAGAAGAAGCCCTGACAGAAAAAAGGGAAGAGATCAATCTCATTGCCGAAAATCCGGAATCTGCATCTTTTGAAAACACCATTGAAGCATTGGAAAAATCGGGTAATGCATTCAAGAGAATTCAATCCATATATTGGGTGTGGACCAGCAACATGTCAAGTCCTGAATTGGATTCCATCCAATCCATACTAGAACCCAGATTTGCATCTTTTCAGGATTCCGTAATTCAAAATTCAAAATTGTTTTCGCGTATTGAATCACTTCATAACGGCGATCAATCCAAATTATCAGATGAACAGAAAAGACTGCTGTGGCGCTATCATACCAGCTATACACTAGCGGGCGCAAAATTGGATGATTCAGCAAAAGCCAGAGTCGCAGAAATCAATCAGCGTTTAGCCGCATTATTTGCAAAATTCAGTCAGAATCTTCTGGCCGATGAATCTCAAAAGTTTCTACTCATCACAGACCCAAAAGATCTTAGCGGACTTCCTGAAAATCTGATCACCGCTGCGGCACAAGCCGCAGAATCAAAAAACAAGAAAGGCTCATGGGTAATAGCTAACACCCGTTCGGCCATCGAGCCCTTCTTAAGTTCCTGTAATAACAGAGCCCTAAGGGAAAAAGCATGGAAGATGTTTGTGAACAGAGGAGACAACGGTGATGCTACAGACAACAACGCCATTATCCCGGAAATACTGCAATTGCGGGCTGAACGTGCAAAATTGATGGGATTCCCGACACACGCCCACCTGAGGTTGGCAGACAAAATGGCTCAAACTCCTGAAAAAGCAATGGAACTTTTAGAATCGGTTTGGCCCTATGCTGTACAACGCGTGCATGAAGAAGTTGCAGATATGCAATCCTATGCAGATAAATCAGGAGATAAAATAAAAATTGAGGCCTGGGATTACAGATATTATGCGGAGAAAGTAAGGAAAGAAAAATACGATCTCGATCATGAAGAAGTGAAACAATATCTTCAATTGGAAAAGTTGAGGGAAGGGATGTTTTTTGTGGCCGGAGAATTATTTCAATTGCAATTTGACCAGGTGCAGGACGTTCCTGTATTCCATCCCGATGTAAGGGTTTACAAAGTCAGCCATAAAACCAATGGTCAATTTATTGGGCTTTGGTATTTTGATCCCTATGCCCGCACAGGAAAAAGATCCGGTGCATGGATGACTGCGTATCGGGAGCAGGAAACCTTAAACGGAAATATCACTACCATCGTATCCAACAATTGCAATTTTATTAAAGGCAAAGAAGGAGAACCCTTATTGATTTCATGGGATGATGCAGTCACCCTGTTTCATGAATTTGGACATGCCTTGCATGGTTTGTGTTCAAATGTAAATTATCCTTTATTATCGGGAACGAATGTGGCTACAGATTATGTAGAATTTCCCTCGCAAATACTTGAGCGTTGGTTATCTACTCCTGAAGTACTTGAAAAATATGCACTGCATTATCAAACCGGTCAAGCCATGCCAAAAGAGTTGCTGAAAAAAATTGAAAATGCAGCGAAATTTAATCAGGGTTTTGCAACTTTAGAATATCTAGCCAGTGCCCTTATCGATATGAAACTTCATTTGGCAGGAGATCAGAAAATAGACCCTGACCAATTCGAGCGGGAAACTCTTGCAGCGATGAACATGCCCAAAGAAATTGTGATGCGTCACCGGACTCCTCAATTTGGCCATATCTTTTCTGACGATGGCTACTCTGCGGGTTACTACAGTTATTTGTGGTCAGATGTGATCAGTTCAGACGCATATGAGGCTTTCACTGAAGCAGGAGGCCCTTACGATAAAGTTGTTGGAAAAAGATTACACGATTATATTTTCAGTGTTGGGGGTACTCTCAATGAAGCAGAAGCCTACAGAAAATTCAGAGGGAAAGATCCCGATAAAAATGCCCTTATGAGAGAGAGAGGATTCAAAGTTCAATAA
- a CDS encoding DDE transposase, translating into MFLKQYIGDSDSKIIDRINTDYVLQFFCGIYLRPDDQIKDKKITSQIRCELAPALSLDEIQIELMKHWKPYLQDVHIGLVDATCYESLLRYPTDVKLLWECCEWTYGQMKRICKQSKQRIPRSKFKEQQDKYLSYQKKRKKTYQQAQIRKRALLYLLNKLLSQIEQVYQIASTRDLVLPAAYAKRIQTIQTILSQQQERFETGLPIKDRIVSIAKNYLRPIVRGKETKIVEFGAKVNCVQIDGINFIEYLSFDAFNEGIRLEQSIFLVRKLTGKCTHIAADQSMPPIKTDLIVQARILKKILHLKADQGH; encoded by the coding sequence ATGTTTTTGAAGCAATATATTGGAGATTCAGATTCGAAAATAATTGATCGAATAAATACGGATTATGTTTTACAGTTTTTCTGTGGGATTTACCTTAGACCTGATGATCAAATCAAGGATAAAAAAATAACCAGTCAAATCCGGTGTGAACTGGCACCGGCATTGTCGTTGGATGAAATTCAGATTGAACTTATGAAACACTGGAAACCCTATTTACAGGATGTACATATCGGTTTGGTTGATGCGACATGTTATGAATCACTACTTCGATATCCAACCGACGTAAAACTATTATGGGAGTGCTGCGAATGGACATATGGTCAAATGAAGAGAATTTGCAAGCAGTCTAAACAGCGAATACCACGGTCAAAATTCAAGGAACAGCAAGATAAGTACCTATCCTATCAGAAGAAACGAAAGAAGACGTATCAGCAAGCTCAAATTAGAAAGCGCGCATTACTTTATCTACTCAATAAGTTATTGAGTCAAATAGAACAAGTTTACCAAATAGCATCCACACGTGATCTTGTTTTACCTGCTGCCTATGCCAAGAGGATTCAAACGATTCAGACTATCCTGAGTCAGCAGCAGGAACGCTTTGAAACTGGATTGCCTATTAAGGACAGGATAGTAAGTATTGCTAAAAATTATCTTCGCCCAATTGTTCGGGGAAAGGAAACCAAGATCGTAGAATTTGGAGCTAAGGTGAACTGTGTTCAGATTGATGGTATCAATTTTATAGAATACCTAAGCTTCGATGCATTTAATGAAGGTATTCGCTTAGAACAAAGTATATTTTTAGTAAGAAAACTCACAGGGAAGTGCACTCACATAGCTGCGGATCAATCTATGCCACCAATAAAAACAGATCTTATTGTACAAGCCAGAATATTAAAAAAAATTTTACACCTAAAGGCAGACCAGGGCCACTAG